A genomic segment from Callithrix jacchus isolate 240 chromosome 8, calJac240_pri, whole genome shotgun sequence encodes:
- the LOC103795884 gene encoding uncharacterized protein LOC103795884 encodes MARSRAQALGRRLSSPPAPRCYCPDPASPAPGSPDGAAQRFAASRPAELGIRVSRHCPAPASAMISAKQLPAPPPPPQATAAAAMFSFLVPGPATAASGSLPLRLLQTSEADRRLILLQLLPLPGKLRGLLAGRAPRASGNRFPSAAASSVFLTEPKPPPFWLAPQKRRAGPPREQLQGRPVAPPFKETAARPGALLRRRPRTEAGGGRGLAKVAGARERRRRDASCAGDKPGLPPRTYRRAGAGRRVRPSRPVFVISPAPGCARGVDPSAAFAWGPGVWARICSPPPTLVPAGSADPGRLAPGPLPSSKSVSPRPPLRLSRALGTHRALCGLEGMKWKRFRGRSLVWAARSA; translated from the coding sequence ATGGCCCGCTCCCGGGCCCAAGCTCTGGGCCGCCGCCTTTCCTCGCCTCCGGCTCCCCGGTGCTATTGTCCAGACCCGGCGAGCCCGGCGCCCGGCAGCCCCGATGGGGCCGCGCAGCGCTTCGCAGCCTCCCGCCCCGCCGAGCTAGGAATTCGAGTCTCCCGTCACTGCCCTGCTCCCGCCTCCGCCATGATCTCCGCAAAGCAGCttcccgcgccgccgccgcctcctcaggccaccgccgccgccgccatgtTTTCCTTCCTTGTACCTGGCCCTGCCACCGCGGCCAGTGGCTCCCTTCCGCTCCGCCTGCTTCAAACGTCAGAAGCCGACAGGCGCCTGATCCTGCTGCAACTGCTACCGCTGCCCGGGAAACTCCGAGGGCTCTTAGCCGGCCGAGCGCCCCGGGCTAGTGGAAATCGCTTTCCCTCCGCCGCCGCCTCTTCCGTCTTCCTCACAGAGCCAAAGCCGCCGCCATTTTGGCTCGCCCCTCAAAAGCGGCGCGCGGGGCCACCCAGGGAGCAGCTGCAGGGGCGGCCCGTAGCTCCACCATTTAAAGAGACAGCAGCGAGGCCGGGAGCCTTACTGCGGCGGAGGCCTCGGACGGAGGCGGGAGGCGGGCGCGGACTTGCCAAGGTGGCGGGAGCGAGGGAGCGGAGGAGGCGGGACGCTAGTTGCGCCGGTGACAAGCCGGGACTCCCTCCCCGCACGTACCGTCGTGCGGGCGCGGGGCGGCGTGTGCGTCCGTCGCGCCCTGTGTTCGTCATCAGCCCGGCTCCGGGATGCGCGAGGGGCGTGGATCCGTCTGCGGCCTTTGCGTGGGGGCCCGGCGTCTGGGCTAGGATCTGTTCGCCGCCGCCTACCCTAGTCCCTGCCGGGTCTGCGGATCCCGGGCGGCTGGCGCCTGGGCCTCTACCCTCTTCTAAGAGTGTTTCCCCGCGGCCGCCTTTGCGGCTGAGTCGGGCGCTTGGGACCCACCGGGCGCTTTGCGGACTCGAGGGAATGAAATGGAAACGCTTCAGGGGAAGGTCGCTGGTGTGGGCCGCGAGGTCGGCGTAG